CATACTGTCTGGAATCACTTGTGGAATACAGCATCCATTGGCACGAGCTTACAGTACACTAGCTCGTGGTACGCCAGAGGTCTGACGTACCCCAGGGTCTATATAACGTTGActacgcaatgtaaacgtgcgtgAACAGACATCACGTATCTGTTTTATCCTgaattcccggatacgcaatataaacgtgcatgattaGATATCACACGCCTAAATTAGACCATGCGGCCCATGATCAATTTTACttaatgattagaccacactttaatataaaatgtaaatattaatCATTGATGTGACAGAGATGATGCGAGAGATCAagggatcacgggatgaccccaatacctacccagggatcattctcctatagataccaagaccctgggtagtgttGAGGGTTGGATTTTCTCTGTAATGCAAGGGCTGTAAAATTATAGAAAGAGATACagtaataacacagactcgtggactaaggggattttaacctccgtaccacgtaaaaaggagtgatcattttcTTTGTATTTGACTTCCAacatccttgagtattatcaCTTTCTtagtacggtttatcattaagcactaatacatcctagttattcatataattcactattggcgaaaaaccgcgtcaacaatattattaaaaaaaattgacatatGTCATTAAATTAAAAAGAGAGTGAGTTATAGAGTTTCCTTAGCACTCCTCAATTAATAATGTGGGGAacataaaaatttattatttaattggatcattatttcataattaaattaataatttattaatttatgagttgataaaattttaatttattaagataataattatgaaaatacatCAAGTATATGCATGTATATATCAAAAAATTGATAAATGCACCTAAATTACTAAACTGAATAATATCGTATTAAATTCAGGATGCATCAATTCATGAATCAATAATAAATAGAAATCATGAATCCAtctatatttgtaaaaaaaataaaactattttcatGAATAATGatattattgttttatatattaaGTGAGATTTATGTGTTTTTCTCTAAAATTATTATCTTGTAAACTTAATGAATTATTAATTTATCATATTGTCGGGATTggacaaaaatataatttaactaagattattaattaattaagtattaatttattaaggttaTACTTAAATTTAGATATGGTGGTATaagaatttattttataaatattattatatagtatTGTATGGTGTTCATCATTTGATATAATATTTCTTGATTGATTAAATATAGTGACATTAGTCATTTTTCCCCCTCTCTTTTGCAAATTGTATGCATATACCCCTCACTTTTGATTTTGTATACAAATGCCTCATAAATAGTAAAATTAGTCTTTTTTTACTCCTAACTACTTATCTTAATATGAATTTACTCCTAAATTTTTTATCTATCATTAAGGGCCAGTTTGGTACAGCTGTGCTGTGAGAAAAAGCAGCTGTAGCTGTGCTGTGAGAAAAAACTGCTGAGTGTTTGGTAAATTATAACTTTAGAAATACTGTGAGTTGGAAAAGTTGTATATAAGTGTTTGGTAAATTAGATTATTGGATAGCTGTTAAatacaaaatgaccaaaataggtATCATATGTATTTAACTAATTTTGTTTGAATAAATTTATACAtattaacatatttataattattttttattttattaaaaataataatgattttttataatatttaattcttttaatatatacgtataataaaatgattaattaaattttaaaaaataaaaaatcaacataaatattgtctatttttaaattattataaattttgatcataacaaataatttaaatttagtcAATTTGATACGACAAAAtacaaaacttaaataaaataaaatagataagAATATAGTTTAATTATATCCCATTAAACTTGCAGCAATCAGATCTCTAGTATTgtccattttatttaaatttgaagCTCTAGctgtctcatcttcatcttcaataTTAGTTTGATCTTCTACACAATAGTATGGATTATCTCTAATTTTCTCAAAATGTCGATCACGTTTTGCATGCCTTCGAATGTAATTATGCAAGGTCATTGATGCAATCACTATTTTCACTTGCTTCTGATATGGATAACTAGGCATATCTCTTAATATTTTCCATCTTTTCTTCCATACTCCAAAAGTTCTTTCAATAACACTTCGAAGAGAAGAATGTGCCTGGTTGAATACCTCTTTATAACCAGTAGATTTGCTACCTCGTTGAAATTGTGGTAGATGGTATCTTTGGCCTTTATATGGTCCTAAAAAACCTGTAATTTGTGGGTATCCCGCATCCACTAAATAATATTTTCCtgtcaaataaaatataaaaatataattacaaaattataaagactttaatattttataaatgtgtttagATGACAACCTTGGGGAGGTTTTGGAAAATTTGAAGTTGAATCACGTAAAGCTGTATAGAAAATTCTTGTATCATGAGCAGAACCTTCCCACCCAGCATATGCATATATAAATTGCATATATAAATTGCATATCAAAATTACATATTGCCATGACATTCTGAGTTGGTATCCCTTTTCTACCAACAAATGGTACTTGATCTTCAGGTGGAATTACAGCATTCACATGTACACCGTCTATTGCGCCAATACAGttctagaaaaaaaatacaagattataaaaatatactctagttagaaaaaaaattattaaaaaattgtatAATTTTAAAGTATGACTTACCTTAAAATGAGGCATATATCTAGAATATTTCAATATCTCTTCAGGAACATCTTTAAATTCTGGGTCTGGTGGTTTTAATATATCTacactcatatgacataaaacaTCTAAAACCTTGTTGAAATATCGACTAACTGTCTCGCCTGAGTGTTGGAATCGCTCTTGTGTTAATCGGTTTCCAGCACCGTGACCTAATGTAAATAAAAACATGCCTAATATCTCAAGAGCACACATTCTCTTTGAACCCTTAAATCCATAATTAGCTTCCAATTCATCGCATAATTTAATGAAAACATCTTTCTCCATCCTAAACATGCTATAACATCTACTTTCATTTCCTTTTAATATTTCCATCAACCACATATGACCAGTTTGAGAAGAATTCATACAAGGTGTCTTTTCAATATATGTTGTATAATAATGTTGAACAAAGTATGTAGCTATAGACGCCGATTGTAACTCAATCTCCTCATCCGTGTCTGCCattatttctaatttaaaataaaccTGTGTATATTAAAGAGTATATAAAATACATGCCAAATAGCCATAAAGTCTTCATAACAAATGCAAGTGAAAAACATAATAAagcatatttatattaattagtgACAACACCAAGTCTTGAgagcaatttaaaaaaaaagtctgtaaagaaataacataataaacatatactaacGTCATAACACAAAGTTTAGAAAataaatactactactactataagtCATGGTATTATAATTATCCCAGAGTATGCTCATTCTTGAGCCAAGTAAGCATCAACTCAGGTTCTTCCAATGAAGCAAAcatctctctcttctctttcatgATAAACAAGTGAGTTGCAAATAAATACAAGTTGCTCCCTTTCTCAATTCTAGGCaaagaatttaaaattttcataacTTCGGTAATACTATTCTCCTTTCTAGCTGTTTCAATATTTCTACTCCTTGTCTCCACAGCATCAGCAAGGCGACCAATTTGTTCAAATATTATTAAAGGCCCTGTCTTCTTCATTTTTCCTTTTCCATGTTTCATTGCTTTATTTTGTTTCTCAAGTGGCTCGGCTAATCTCTTGTTATTTTTCTCTCTAAGAAATCTATCAGTATTAGGCATCTCTAGATCATCGTCACTACTCTCAAGTTGTTCATGTAAGGTTTCAATATTGTTAAAAGGTTTTTCAGACTCAGATGGAATTATTCCAGATGAAGGTGTCCAAGCATACTCTCCTGTAGCAACAGTGTTCATGAAAATCCTATCTAATTTTTCCTCTACCTCTGGTTCAATTCCCCAAATGCGAAACTTTGCAACATCGGGATGACTCTACaaaataattttgttaattaaatgtaacatttatgaagaaaaaaaaagtctttTAGTTTCATATAAATATTTAACAAGATTATAATGTATCTGTAATTTACTATTCCACCAATCTTCAGTTGCATCAATTGTATTCTTTTTTATATTCCATCCTAAGCCAGTTTCTTTTCCCTTGAGTTGCTTCCAAAGCTTCCATTCATTTTTTAATCCATCCCACTTATTTTTCAATTGTGGTCTAGTGTAATCTCTTCCAGTTGCTTTCTTCATATTTGTAATCAAGTTTACATATCCAACTTTATCTAAATAAGTAGTAGGACGATGCCCATCATCAACCTCTTTGATACAGAAGTCTAAGAAAAAATTCAAACTCTCTAAATTCCATATTGCTTTACTTCTTGGTACGTCACTCTTGGTGcaaatattattttcattttcCATCTAATAAAAGTGAAATGataagtataaaaaaaatacaaaagtaaaatgATGTATCCATATACGCAACAACTCTTATCAATCACTACCATCTATGTAAAACTAAATAATTCAACTAAAGTTCAACATATCCAACTTCAAGACTATTCTTAAAGAATCCCTTGGGAGAAGATAAAACACACACATATGTACATTCATATACATGTAAAAAGGTTACTATAAATCAACTTTTGAAGTGAGAAAATTAagtaaaaataaaagaactaaaaagatatttttgttatgtATATGGCAACCATAAAATGATTCATCTTTGAatgtaaaaattgtatttttaatgtCCACTTCTCGGCTGAGAGAGCAGACAACCAtaaatgaaattattttaattatagatATTGTTAGACAaaatatatctcttttatattgtttatttcactcaaaacaaaaagataaaaatcTAATCTAGTTTTTGTATTAAAAAAGCATATCTATTCTTTCATGGTAATTCTTATTCTTTATTATTAAAGTTTATTTagaaaaaagattaaaaaaaaaaaaaaaaaaaggctgtGTACTCTCTCTCTGTGTCGTACTCTATTGGCACCCATCACTCTGTATTTTTCTTGGTCAATCACAAAGGCTCCTTTTTCAGTCAGTGTTGAATATTCAGCTCTACATATGACTTTAATTCTCTCAATGTTGAATATAACTCTATATACGACtttaattctctctctctctctctctcctctgcgtcCTACTCTATATATccattagaaacaaaaaaaatctct
The genomic region above belongs to Humulus lupulus chromosome 1, drHumLupu1.1, whole genome shotgun sequence and contains:
- the LOC133826772 gene encoding uncharacterized protein LOC133826772; the protein is MADTDEEIELQSASIATYFVQHYYTTYIEKTPCMNSSQTGHMWLMEILKGNESRCYSMFRMEKDVFIKLCDELEANYGFKGSKRMCALEILGMFLFTLGHGAGNRLTQERFQHSGETVSRYFNKVLDVLCHMSVDILKPPDPEFKDVPEEILKYSRYMPHFKNCIGAIDGVHVNAVIPPEDQVPFVGRKGIPTQNVMAISLRDSTSNFPKPPQGKYYLVDAGYPQITGFLGPYKGQRYHLPQFQRGSKSTGYKEVFNQAHSSLRSVIERTFGVWKKRWKILRDMPSYPYQKQVKIVIASMTLHNYIRRHAKRDRHFEKIRDNPYYCVEDQTNIEDEDETARASNLNKMDNTRDLIAASLMGYN
- the LOC133826788 gene encoding L10-interacting MYB domain-containing protein-like; amino-acid sequence: MENENNICTKSDVPRSKAIWNLESLNFFLDFCIKEVDDGHRPTTYLDKVGYVNLITNMKKATGRDYTRPQLKNKWDGLKNEWKLWKQLKGKETGLGWNIKKNTIDATEDWWNSKLQIHYNLSHPDVAKFRIWGIEPEVEEKLDRIFMNTVATGEYAWTPSSGIIPSESEKPFNNIETLHEQLESSDDDLEMPNTDRFLREKNNKRLAEPLEKQNKAMKHGKGKMKKTGPLIIFEQIGRLADAVETRSRNIETARKENSITEVMKILNSLPRIEKGSNLYLFATHLFIMKEKREMFASLEEPELMLTWLKNEHTLG